From Plectropomus leopardus isolate mb chromosome 4, YSFRI_Pleo_2.0, whole genome shotgun sequence, the proteins below share one genomic window:
- the inab gene encoding internexin neuronal intermediate filament protein, alpha b, with translation MSYGSEVYSSSSYRKIFGDSPRYSSSPSRPGMNMPSSRSGYRSSSVSRVNVSSLGSFSRKSGRSFSSMPLETFDLTQSTVLNNEFKIIRTNEKEQMQGLNDRFAMFIDKVRNLEQHNKVLETELTALRARQTEPSRLADLYQQEIRELRSQLEELNGEKSQLIIERDCIDDDLQKLRAKYEEEFRAREDAEAALKAFRKDVDDATMVRLDLEKKVESLLDEINFLRKVHEEEVAELTDMIQAAQVSVEMEVSKPDLTSALKEIRGQYESMASKNLQSAEEWYKTKFADLSEQASRSNDAIRASREELNEFRRQLQSKTIEIESLRGTNESLEKQLREMEERHSVEIGNYQDNMVELENELRATKSEMARHLREYQDLLNVKMALDIEIAAYRKLLEGEETRIGTGIAYPGSSVSANVGQGYNYQTRIYTSTGKGSKSKDEEQQQQSKSGGKMAQREVYEETVITTKKMEAKDNSEIPTNQKN, from the exons ATGAGCTACGGATCTGAAGTCTATTCCTCCTCATCCTACCGGAAGATTTTCGGGGATTCTCCCCGTTATTCATCCTCTCCATCGCGGCCAGGGATGAACATGCCTTCCTCCCGGTCAGGCTACCGGTCCTCTTCTGTATCCCGGGTCAACGTCTCATCCCTGGGCTCCTTCAGCAGAAAGTCCGGCCGCTCATTCTCGTCCATGCCGCTGGAGACCTTCGACCTGACACAGAGCACCGTCCTCAACAACGAGTTCAAAATCATCCGCACCAATGAGAAGGAGCAAATGCAGGGTCTCAATGACCGCTTTGCGATGTTCATCGATAAAGTGCGCAACTTGGAGCAGCATAACAAAGTGCTGGAGACGGAGTTGACCGCCCTGCGCGCGCGGCAGACTGAGCCGTCCCGCCTGGCCGACCTTTACCAACAAGAGATCCGCGAGCTGCGCTCCCAGCTCGAGGAGCTGAACGGGGAGAAGTCCCAGCTCATCATCGAGAGGGATTGTATCGATGACGACCTGCAGAAGCTCAGGGCCAAATACGAAGAGGAGTTCCGTGCCCGGGAGGACGCGGAGGCCGCCCTCAAGGCTTTTAGGAAGGATGTGGATGATGCCACCATGGTGCGCCTGGACCTGGAAAAGAAGGTGGAATCCCTCCTGGATGAGATCAACTTCCTCAGGAAGGTGCACGAGGAGGAGGTGGCCGAGCTGACGGATATGATCCAAGCTGCCCAGGTGTCTGTGGAGATGGAGGTGTCCAAGCCAGACCTCACCTCCGCCCTCAAAGAGATCCGAGGCCAGTATGAGTCCATGGCTTCCAAGAACCTGCAGTCCGCAGAAGAGTGGTACAAGACCAAGTTCGCCGACTTGTCCGAGCAGGCCAGCCGTAGTAATGACGCCATCCGTGCCAGCAGGGAGGAACTTAACGAGTTCAGGAGGCAGCTGCAGTCCAAGACCATCGAGATTGAGAGTCTGAGGGGAACCAACGAGTCTCTGGAAAAGCAGCTCcgggagatggaggagaggcaCAGTGTGGAGATTGGAAACTACCAG GACAACATGGTAGAACTGGAGAATGAGCTGAGGGCCACTAAGAGCGAGATGGCTCGTCACCTGAGGGAGTACCAGGATCTGCTGAATGTCAAGATGGCACTGGATATTGAAATTGCAGCTTACAG GAAACTATTGGAGGGAGAGGAGACCCGCATCGGAACCGGGATCGCCTACCCTGGCTCGTCTGTGAGTGCAAATGTCGGGCAAGGTTACAACTACCAGACCCGTATTTACACCAGCACCGGCAAGGGCTCCAAGAGCAAGGacgaggagcagcagcagcagagcaagTCCGGAGGCAAGATGGCCCAGCGTGAAGTTTACGAGGAGACAGTGATCACCACCAAGAAGATGGAAGCAAAAGACAACAGCGAGATTCCCACCAatcagaaaaactaa